The Solanum dulcamara chromosome 6, daSolDulc1.2, whole genome shotgun sequence genome contains the following window.
CATTTGCCGTTCTCTTGTGGAAAATTTGGTTGGAGTGAACGATTTTTCGCTAGAATATGACCATTTGGTTGTAGCAGTTGGAGCTCAAGTGAACACTTTTAACACTCCAGGTGTGGTGGAACATTGTCACTTTCTGAAGGTAGACTTCTCTGTCCCTATGCGCTTACATGATTAATTCAGATAGCAGATTCGTAACATATTTTCTCTACACAATATGCAACTACATGTATTTTGAgacctcattaatgaaatagTTTTGGTTTCATTAGTCAGAtggatgtttttttttaatttattaaagtGAAATGGGTGATTTTGGCAACGGTAAAATGTTGTCAATATCACCTGAGTTTAGTGAGTGATTTTGTGTGTGAAATGGCAAAAACAGAATTTTCGATTTCTCAAAAGTCTGAATCATGTGTCATACAGGAAGTTGAAGACGCTCAGAAGATACGGAGGACTGTAATAGATTGTTTTGAAAAAGCTGTTCTCCCAGGCTTAAGTGAAGAAGAGCGAAGGACCAATCTCCATTTCGTTATAGTTGGAGGGGGTCCAACCGGAGTGGAATTTGCAGCTGAGCTACATGACTTTGTTCATGAAGATTTGGTGAAATTATATCCTTCAGTTAAGGATCTAGTGAAAATAACTGTCATCCAATCTGGAGATCATATCCTGAACACGTAATAATTCACGAACTTACATGTCACCTTACAAAAATGAGATTCCAATACTGAACTTATTAGAGATCATGATGTATTGGCTATGTGCAGGTTTGATGAAAGAATTAGCTGTTTTGCTGAAACTAAGTTTCAAAGAGATGGAATTGAGGTTTTGACTGGTTGCCGTGTTGTTAGTGTTTCTGGACATTCAgttaacatgaaagtaaaatCTACGGGAGAATATATCGTTGTACCCCATGGTATGGTTGTATggtcaactggagttggtactcGCCCATTTGTGAGGGATTTCATGGAAGAAATTGGCCAGGTATGTTTGCACTATGATCCCCCTTTGTTTGTCTATTGTGCTGTTATGCCCCCAAAAAAACCGTGATGAGTTGTGGCACGTGTTCAATTGAACTCATTGCGTTCAACTTGAACTATACATACATATGCACAACTTATTCAGAATATATAATAAGAACACACTCATTCTAAATCCACTTACTCTAAATCTAAATTTTAGATTCGTCTCTGGTGTTAGTCCTTTCCTTTCTGCTATATTCTAAGATTTGTTCTCTAATTCGCAAAAGTGCTAGTAATTCAGTTATCGTGACcatgtgattttattttttttggcagGGAAAGAGATGGATTCTAGCAACTGATGAATGGTTGCGAGTAAAGGGATGTCCCGATGTGTATGCTATTGGTGATTGTACCACTGTGGATCAACGTAAAATTATGGTATCCAAGCCTTTGGCCAAGTAGCTACACCTGAAGTATTTCAGGAATGCTTGAATCTACAGGATATCTATTCCCAactctgttttttcttctttttatgatatatataaatgaCTTTCATGAATAAGCAAAACATATATAGTCCTAAATTTAAATATAGTTAAGTCCCAACAAATCGTAATTAGTAAAGTACATTGCCATCATGCACTAGATTCATAATATTGACACGCTTTCATATTTTTCACCTTCAATTTGCATTTTCGTGTGTCGCTTCAGGAGGATATTTCAACCATTTTTGAAACTGCGGATACGGATCATTCTGGAACCTTAACTATTGAAGAATTCCAAGATGTTCTGGAAGACATAATCATCCGATATCCTCAAGTGGAACTGTACCTGAAAAGCAACCATTTGTTTGAAGTAACAGAGTTATTCAAGGATTCAGAAGGAAATGAAAGAGAGGAGGTAGATATTGAAGGATTTAAGTTAGCCCTTTCTCATGTAGATTCCCAAATGAAGAGTCTACCTGCTACTGCTCAGGTATATGTTCCCTCGTGATTGTATTCACTGATGATATCCTAGTGTATTCCCTTAGTCAGAGGGAACGCAAGCAAGGACCATTCCTttgttttatttcatttttgttatcagcttcattttttttttcatttttcacatTGGTAGGTTGCTGCTCAACAAGGCTCATATCTTGCTAGCTGCTTTAACCGTTGGGAACAATGCAACGCTAACCCTGAAGGCCCTCGCCTCTTTGGAGGTGCTGGGCGTCATGCATTTCGACCCTTCACGTATGTCTTCCTCTTCTTGAGTGAATTAATTTCTTATTAACCGAATGTTTGTTGAAACTAAGCTCTCAAGAGATGCTACTAGTGAATTAATAGGTTTTTCCATCAAGGGGGTTCATTTGAATCCCCTTCATTGAAAAACTACACTATATATACAAGGTTaatattgtttttttatatatacatagtaGATGTTGAAATTCCTTGACTTCTTCATGCATTTGCTTCTTTATATTTCGAATGTTCATGGCAAAAATTCTAGCTCGCCACTTTTTCACCTTAGCCAAGCATGGTTTAAGCTAGATCCAAGTGCCGTTTAGTCATGTGCACTCAACATGTACTGCTGGCTCTTTCCTTTGTTTCTTAATCCTTTTTCCAATTTTTGTTTTGAACTTCGTACCTAAGATATAAGCTTGTTCGTATTCTTGTTCTTGTAAAAGCACTATTCGTTCACGTTTTAAGCTGCACAGAATAGCATGGATAACACAAGTAGGATTAGAGTTTCTCTTAGTTTGATTAACTCCTTCCCCCTAGCATGAGTCAAGGCCAAATTGCAGGGGTGGATCAAGCATGTTAAGTTCGGGCTATGAGTGTGCTTTGAACTATGTATAGTagaaaagtctaaagtaaagAATATGTATTTTATACTCCCTCAGTTTCGACACTACACATTTTTATATCTAGAAACATATAGCTATTAACTTCTCATTAATATTAATGAGAAGTTTTTATAGACACGCAAATGATATGACATGTTGTAGACcataagtttcaaaagtcttatAGACACACAAATATACAAGTTTTGAAAATCTTCTACCTTTTTACTTAAACTTCAATGGCAAGCCAAACTATGTCACATAAATGATAGATTCATGCGTGCAATGATTCTCTGTACTAGCTTAAAATTTTAGATCCGTCTCTGCTTAATTCTCGAATGTTGTGATGCAGGTATCGGCATTTAGGGCAATTTGCACCATTAGGTGGTAGCAAAGCAGCAGCAGAGCTTCCTGGAGACTGGATATCAATGGGTCGTAGCACACAATGGCTCTGGTATTCTGTGTATGCAAGGTGATTAATTAAATGTGTATTTAATTCATGAATATCACATAATTATGTATGTTCTTTTTAGAAGATGTACTAATCTAATTATATACAGTAAAGTAATAGTTGAATTATTATTTCAGCAAGCAAGTCAGCTGGCGTACAAGGATCCTAGTTGTATGGGATTGGACAAGAAGATACATTTTTGGAAGAGATTCAAGTCGAATATGATGCTTACATTTTGACATTGTCTCTTTGCTACTTTTTGGTTACTAAAtgcaataattttatatttgtataaacTTTTACTGTACATCGAATAGTAATTAATAATTGCGAAAATGTAAATTTGTGGTAGGAATGGTTTATTTCTGCCATCCTTTAATAGTTAAGGTCAAACTAAAGATACGTGGAATGTATCAAGATGTCCTTTAATATAGTGGTTTGAAGTATGCATGACGtatgaaaagttagaattaaagaattgtcttaaaaagaaagagatgttttttgaaacaaactagaaaataaagtatttcaaatcaacaaattgaaatagagaaaGTACATTCTATTTGAAGAGTTTCATTGCTTAGATACTCACTCAACTTTGAAAAATTGCCATTAAAATCatctagtttttttttaatgtatatatcTATAGTAAAGGATACCTAAATGAAGGAGAAGTCCATGAGAATTTAAAGTAATTATATATGTACACGAAACTATTAACTGTGGGGTCTAGCCcctcattttcttattttattgctGGTGGAATCGAATCATTACGAGATAAACAATGAGACAAAGGAGATCACTTCGACAATTCACTTTGAGTACAGGGAAGTCTGCTGGTAGGGTTACGAGAGCAAGCCCCTCCCCGGCCGGAGAGCCTCCAGGACAAGGAGGCGGCGATCAACCATCCACTCAGAAAGGTCCGCTTCAGGATCATTTGAATAATGTGAAGATACAGACTTGAATCTTTACCCCGAAAAGCCAAAtcctggaaaaaaaaaagcgAAGACTCCCCTCAAGAAGATTTTGCTTTTCCTCACCTTATCACCTGTCATCAAGCCTCCTACCCCAGATTTTTCAGTCAATTTGAAATAGACTCATCTCTAGGCTTCACATCTTCGTGAGAAAGGGAAAAAGGAAGCAACAAATATTGAATGGAAAAGTAGCACAATTTTGTTGACAAAATTGTAAACGGTAAAATGAAAATTTCACCAATAAAAGGAGTTTTTTAGTGTGGTAGTctttttttgagtattgtactcggTACTATCCAGTGTAAAATTttttactatagtgatatcggTTGCTGCTCTTGGCTCGtggtttttttctttatttaaaatggttttcacgtaaaattcttgatGTCattatttcccattttatttatactgttttgaccatatatatttttgtgtttgtCCGCATTTTCCCAACaaactggtatcagagcaagaTTTTATCTGAGTATGCTTTGTGATTGCAGCATAGTATGAACTTCTACATCAGAAAAGATTTACTTtgctttaatatatttttaggaaaaaatgATGGAAGCCAACACTAGTAAAATGGTTACTTTAAATTGtgttaattatgtcatttgaAAGGGGAAAATGGAAGACTTGCTTTATGTTAATAATTTTTATCAACCAATCTTTACCACTGTAAAGTCTGATAATAAAACAGATGAAGAGTGAAATCTGTTGTACAGACAAGTGTGTGAATTTATTACGCAATAGGTTGATGATAATATGTTGAACCATATTTCTGGGGAAACACACGCTCGTACCCTATGAGAGCATCTTGAAAGTTTGTATGCTCGAAAGACTGGgaacaataaaatattcttaataaagcaaatattaagtttaaaatatcatgatggttCTCCGATGACAGatcacctgaataattttcaGGAAATCATGAACCAATTATCTGCTATGAGTATTAAATTTGACGAAGAAATTTAAGGCTTGGTTCTACTTGATTCCCTaccatatttttggaaaatatttaaaacttcaTTGTCAAATTCTGCTCCGAATGGTGTGATCTCTATGGATTCTGCCACGAGTAGTACCTTGAACGAAGAgatgagaagaaaatctcaaggttcttcttcgtCTGATGTCCTGGTAACTGGCTCCAGGGGAAAATAAAAATTGCGGTTCTCAGAATAGAAAACATAACAGGAGAAAATTCAGAGGTAGACTTAGAGATATTGAGTGCTatcattgtggcatgaaagggcacacaaagaAGTTCTGCCGAAAATTAAAGAAGGAGAACAAAGacaaagaggaaaataaagaagatggcGATGAAAATTGCCTAGCCACCGTCTCCATCTAAGATTTTGTTACAGCCCTTGATGCAGATTTGATAAATATTGCTTGTAATGAGTCAAGATGGGTTGTGGACACTGGTGCCGCATCTCATGTGACATCAAGGAAGGTATTTTTCTCTTCCTATACTCCTAGTGACTTTGAAATCTTGAGTATGGGTAGTGAGACTGTATCTAGGATGGCTGGTGTTGGTACAATTTATTTGGAAACTAGTATTGGAACTAAACTGGTTTTGAATAATGTAAAATATGCACTTGATGTTCGTCTGCACCTGATTGTGGGCAGGAGTACTTCCAAGATTGACGAGTTAAAGAAAGAGTTATGTAAGTCTTTTGTtatgaaagacttgggtcatACCAAGCAAATTTTGGGTATGAAAATTACTCATCTCAGGGATGGAAGGAAGATTTATCTTTCACAAGAAAAGTACATTGAACTGTACTGGAGCACTTCAACATGAAGAATTCTAAGCCTGTTAACACACCTCTTGCTGgt
Protein-coding sequences here:
- the LOC129892662 gene encoding external alternative NAD(P)H-ubiquinone oxidoreductase B1, mitochondrial-like, with translation LQRNGEIQYWEAECLKIDPENHKVICRSLVENLVGVNDFSLEYDHLVVAVGAQVNTFNTPGVVEHCHFLKEVEDAQKIRRTVIDCFEKAVLPGLSEEERRTNLHFVIVGGGPTGVEFAAELHDFVHEDLVKLYPSVKDLVKITVIQSGDHILNTFDERISCFAETKFQRDGIEVLTGCRVVSVSGHSVNMKVKSTGEYIVVPHGMVVWSTGVGTRPFVRDFMEEIGQGKRWILATDEWLRVKGCPDVYAIGDCTTVDQRKIMEDISTIFETADTDHSGTLTIEEFQDVLEDIIIRYPQVELYLKSNHLFEVTELFKDSEGNEREEVDIEGFKLALSHVDSQMKSLPATAQVAAQQGSYLASCFNRWEQCNANPEGPRLFGGAGRHAFRPFTYRHLGQFAPLGGSKAAAELPGDWISMGRSTQWLWYSVYASKQVSWRTRILVVWDWTRRYIFGRDSSRI